CAAACACCCGCTTCCCAAAACCCGCCCGGGCAGTCTGGGCAGCCTGGCGATGAAACGCAGCCTGTGCCTCGCCGCGCAACAGCAACATCTCGGCGACCGGCCTGAAAGAATCAATCATCTATCGTAAAAACTTAAAAGGACGCGGAACACAGCGCAAATGCATTTTAGGGTCCATACGGATCCCTGGAACTTCCTGACGCGTCTTTTCAGGTCCATTTGCTGAAGCAGGGGAGGCCTGCGCTCCTTGCTCCACGTGCGGTAAAAACTTGGCGCTGATGGGAATTCCCGTAGCTTCCGGCCGATGAATTGGCCGGAGACTTGCCTGGTGTGCATTCCGTGCCTGAACGAGAGCGCAACCATCGGCGGCCTGGTTCGGGAGATCCGGCGCACCTTGCCACGCGTTCTCGTGATTGACGACGGATCGGCTGACAACACCGCGGCATTAGCGGCAACGGCGGGAGCCGCCGTTACGCGGCACGATCGATCGCTGGGGAAGGGTCGATCGCTGCAACACGCCTGGGCGGTTGCAGAACAAAAGGGATTTGAATGGGTGCTGACGATGGATGGCGATGGCCAGCATGCGCCGTCTGATATTTCGGTCCTCCTCTCGTGCGCCGAAGCCAGCCGTGCAGACCTGGTCATTGGAAATCGAATGGCGCAAGCCGGGCGGATTCCTTTCGTCCGTCGGGCTGTGAATCGCTGGATGAGCCGCCGGCTGTCGCGCCTGGCGGGAGTGGAATTGCCCGATACCCAATCGGGATTTCGATTGATCCGGCTGGAGGCGTTGCGCGGACTGCGGATCGCGGCCACTCATTTCGAAATCGAATCTGAAGTTCTCCTGCGATTGGCGCGCGCGAACAGGCGGATCCAATTCGTTCCCATCCAGGTGATCTATCGCGCAGAGCAGAGCAAGATCAACCCGGTCCTCGACACGATCCGCTGGCTGCGATGGTGGCGTCGCGCATGAGGGCACTGCGCCACTGGCGGTCACACCTTCTTGGCCTGCAGGATAAGCCGCATGCCGTAATAACTGAATACCTGGGGGCTGGAAATCTTCGCGGCTTCGGCGAAGCGTTGCAACTCGTCCATTCGAAACCCGCGTTTAACCGACAGCAATCCGTCCTGCTGAAAGTGGCCGGGAAATCGCGCCAGGAGAAACATCATGCGCACAACAAGATACAATAGGGCGCTGCGCTGCAGATCTGTGAGGCAGATGGCGAGCCTTGCGACACGCCAGGCTTCGCGCAGGTGAATGACCACTTCTTCATCTGAGAAGTGGTGAGTCATCTGCGATCCGATCACGACATCAAAGCTGCGATCATCGAAGGGAAGGGCGAGGGCTGAGCCGACGACATTGCGGGCGCCCGGGTTGAGCGCGAGAGCGCCCGGATTGACGTCGAGATTCGTGAACTTCCATTTCCAACCGCGGTTTGATGCCCAGCGTTCCAGGGTTCGACCCAGCAATCCGTCGCCAGCACCGAGGTCGAGAATCGAGAGTTCACGGCATTGTTCCTCCCCGAGCAGGCGCGGCAGCGAGCGTTGAAACGGATCTGCGAAAATGAACCACTGATTGACGCGATTGAGCGACGCGTAGCCTTCGACCAGCTCGGAGTGGGTCCGATCCGGCGAGTCGAAATATTCTACTTGCGTAGCTCGTCGCGGGAAAAACATGCTTTTGCTTAGTGGAAACGATGCTGGCTGCACAAGTTAAACCCGCAAGTCCTTGGCGGCGCTGGCTGAAGGCCATTCAACGGCTGGTTTCGGTGATAGCGTTCGCGGCGCTGGTTGGATTTGTGATGCGTCACGCATCGACCGCCCTTGAGCGCAGCAGCAGGCCCGCAGGGTTCACGCGCGGGATGTTGCAGGGGGCGCTGATGCCCTGCGCATTGCCCAACCTTCTGATTGGCCAGGACGTTTCGATCTACAATGAGAACAATGTCGGGGTGCCGTACAAGCTGGGTTACACGTGCGGCGTGAACGCGTGCGGCGCTATTTTCTTTGGAGTGTTCTTCCTTCGGATCAACCGCTGGCGCAAACG
This portion of the Verrucomicrobiia bacterium genome encodes:
- a CDS encoding methyltransferase domain-containing protein, translating into MFFPRRATQVEYFDSPDRTHSELVEGYASLNRVNQWFIFADPFQRSLPRLLGEEQCRELSILDLGAGDGLLGRTLERWASNRGWKWKFTNLDVNPGALALNPGARNVVGSALALPFDDRSFDVVIGSQMTHHFSDEEVVIHLREAWRVARLAICLTDLQRSALLYLVVRMMFLLARFPGHFQQDGLLSVKRGFRMDELQRFAEAAKISSPQVFSYYGMRLILQAKKV
- a CDS encoding glycosyltransferase family 2 protein encodes the protein MNWPETCLVCIPCLNESATIGGLVREIRRTLPRVLVIDDGSADNTAALAATAGAAVTRHDRSLGKGRSLQHAWAVAEQKGFEWVLTMDGDGQHAPSDISVLLSCAEASRADLVIGNRMAQAGRIPFVRRAVNRWMSRRLSRLAGVELPDTQSGFRLIRLEALRGLRIAATHFEIESEVLLRLARANRRIQFVPIQVIYRAEQSKINPVLDTIRWLRWWRRA